The following proteins come from a genomic window of Polaribacter dokdonensis:
- a CDS encoding cell division ATP-binding protein FtsE has product MEKPVLHLENADIYQRDNLVLSKVNLTINKGDFYYLIGKTGSGKSSLMKTLYGDLKLQRGTGTIVDFDLKKLKEKEIPFLRRKIGIVFQDFKLLSDRTVFENLEFVLKATGWKNKEEMKAKINQVLEKVGMQSQYYKKTFELSGGEQQRVAIARALLNDPELILADEPTGNLDPKTSLEVMDLLNKIHKSGKTILMATHDYQLIVKFKHNTLKVEAGELFEVAQQTTV; this is encoded by the coding sequence ATGGAAAAACCAGTTTTACATTTAGAAAATGCCGATATTTATCAAAGAGATAATTTAGTACTGTCTAAAGTAAATTTAACCATCAATAAAGGTGATTTTTATTATTTAATTGGTAAAACAGGGAGTGGTAAGAGTAGTTTAATGAAAACGCTTTATGGCGATTTAAAATTGCAAAGAGGCACAGGAACTATTGTAGATTTTGATTTAAAGAAATTAAAAGAAAAAGAAATTCCGTTTTTAAGAAGAAAAATTGGTATTGTCTTTCAAGATTTTAAACTTTTAAGTGATAGAACCGTTTTTGAAAACTTAGAGTTTGTTTTAAAAGCTACTGGCTGGAAAAATAAAGAGGAAATGAAAGCTAAAATCAACCAAGTTTTAGAAAAGGTGGGTATGCAATCTCAGTACTACAAAAAAACCTTCGAACTTTCTGGAGGAGAACAACAAAGAGTGGCTATTGCAAGAGCTCTTTTAAATGATCCAGAATTAATTTTAGCAGATGAACCTACAGGTAATTTAGATCCAAAAACTTCGTTAGAGGTAATGGATTTATTGAATAAGATTCATAAAAGTGGAAAAACCATTTTAATGGCCACTCATGATTATCAGCTAATCGTAAAGTTTAAACATAATACATTAAAGGTAGAGGCAGGAGAACTTTTTGAAGTTGCCCAACAAACTACAGTTTAG
- a CDS encoding DoxX family protein encodes MDIVIIVLKIIFGGFFSYAGIMHIIKPNIFKHFIPDIFPKKLVNYIFGLIELVLGLGVFFPQTQKFAALGIIFLLIFLLPIHIWDVTKKRPAIGSKTIAIVRIPFQFVLIYGAYLIYINA; translated from the coding sequence ATGGATATAGTAATCATTGTATTGAAAATAATTTTTGGTGGATTTTTCTCATATGCAGGAATCATGCATATTATTAAACCAAATATATTTAAACATTTTATACCTGATATCTTTCCAAAAAAACTAGTAAATTATATTTTTGGGCTTATTGAACTGGTGTTAGGTTTAGGTGTGTTTTTTCCTCAAACCCAAAAATTTGCAGCTTTAGGAATTATCTTTTTATTGATTTTTTTATTACCCATACATATTTGGGATGTCACTAAAAAAAGACCAGCTATTGGCTCAAAAACTATAGCAATTGTAAGGATACCATTTCAATTTGTTCTGATTTATGGTGCTTATTTAATATATATCAACGCTTAA
- a CDS encoding glycosyltransferase → MSKKKIFVAVTNDISTDYRVHKICNYLISKNYDVTVYGRVLPNTIQVDRAYKIVRKKHFFNHNFLFYAEFNIRLFFTLLFTKTNIILANDLDTLPACFCACRLKNVELVYDSHELFSEGPELQGRTFVQSFWRKLEDYFLPRIKKSYTVSESIVDFYNDKYRNQMGLIRNIPLKNDIADVIEVSFPSQNKTILYQGVLNPGRGLKPMIKALHYVEDLDLIIIGYGKVEEELKQFVNEENMQSRVHFLGRVAREKLFNYTQKATLGMVLEEPLGLSFTYALPNKLFDYIHAEIPIIAGKLPEVERIINEYNVGVLVDDYQPETIAKTIKELLNNKQMLAQIKTNQQKAKEILCWEKEQQKLDQYF, encoded by the coding sequence TTGAGTAAAAAGAAAATTTTTGTTGCAGTTACTAACGATATTTCTACAGATTATCGAGTGCACAAAATTTGCAATTATTTAATCTCTAAAAATTATGATGTTACTGTTTACGGTAGAGTTTTGCCAAATACTATTCAAGTTGATAGAGCTTATAAAATTGTAAGAAAGAAACACTTTTTTAATCATAATTTTCTTTTTTATGCCGAATTTAATATAAGATTGTTCTTCACTTTACTTTTTACAAAAACCAATATTATTCTTGCTAATGATTTAGATACTTTACCTGCTTGTTTTTGTGCATGTCGTTTAAAAAATGTAGAATTAGTTTATGACAGTCATGAACTTTTTTCTGAAGGTCCAGAACTGCAAGGAAGAACTTTTGTGCAAAGTTTTTGGAGAAAATTGGAAGACTATTTCCTGCCAAGAATTAAGAAATCTTATACTGTAAGCGAATCTATTGTAGATTTTTATAATGATAAGTATCGAAATCAAATGGGTTTAATTAGAAACATTCCCTTAAAAAATGATATTGCAGATGTTATAGAAGTTTCATTTCCCTCACAAAATAAAACCATTTTATATCAGGGAGTATTAAATCCAGGAAGAGGTTTAAAACCTATGATTAAGGCCTTACATTATGTAGAGGATTTAGATTTAATTATTATTGGTTATGGTAAAGTAGAAGAGGAGCTTAAACAGTTTGTAAACGAAGAAAATATGCAAAGTAGAGTGCATTTTTTAGGCAGAGTAGCAAGAGAAAAATTATTCAATTATACCCAGAAAGCAACCTTGGGTATGGTTTTAGAAGAACCTTTGGGTTTAAGTTTTACATATGCTCTACCTAACAAATTATTCGATTATATTCATGCAGAAATACCTATAATTGCAGGTAAGCTTCCTGAAGTAGAAAGAATAATAAACGAATATAATGTAGGTGTTTTAGTTGATGATTATCAACCAGAAACCATAGCAAAAACTATAAAAGAACTATTGAACAACAAACAAATGTTAGCCCAAATAAAAACAAATCAACAGAAAGCAAAAGAAATTCTTTGCTGGGAAAAAGAGCAGCAAAAGTTAGATCAATATTTTTAA
- a CDS encoding tetratricopeptide repeat protein, producing MKNRFVTKQVLFLFFFTISSVVFAQQSIVNVNAEANFNNALKLYNNKAYAAAQKTFAIVENSASPKSNLMADASYYNAMCGIKLNQTDADKKVLAFVEKYPASNKKNKAFFNVGNYYFANKKAAHALKWYQKVNLEGLSKENQKEINFKMGYGLLVAKRLDLAKDKFLPLINDAKYGNDSRYYYGYISYKLEDYGIAESTLKEIADNDSYKAEISYYLLDISFKSGSFERCIKVGKELLKTAKRKEASEISKIIGESYFNLNKYEDAIPYLKAYKGKSGKWNNTDYYQLGYAFYKQNDFINAVSYFNKIIAQQNAVAQNAYYHLAECYLNLEKKNEALNAFKTASEMSYNLSIKEDAALNYAKLSYEEGNPFENVSDVLQNYLKAYPNSKSYTEINELVVSSFIHQNNYQGALDYLKKKKTNENISLSLEVSLYRGIQLFNEKKTAEALSYFTTAKKSKTDEISKKASYWEAETLYRLENYEEALSKFINLNNNLRSSNNAEFPLLEYNIAYCHFKLKDYDKAALTFNQFSAKNNIDKTIIDDTYLRLGDSYFAIRNYGKAIIAYKIIIDNSGLDADYAMYQIGMSYGFQDANESKVDALTKVINNYQISSLKDDALFQLASTYTKLNSNEKAHQAYKRLLEKHPKSIFIPRALVREGLLYYNQNKNSLALKNFKRVAKEYPNSSDALEAVRNAKNIYVDEDKLNEYVAWTKTLNFVEVSDSELENSTFAIAERKYFEGKNDGSILSLKKYLRNFPTGKNSLKANYYLADILFKEELYNQSIDKYKTVLDAGQTEFSEDALAKLSQIYLQENNFNDAEPYLLRLEQEAYSSDNILFAQSNLMKGYATSNKNEAALDYAKKVLSKDKLDNEVILDAKTIIARTAFKTEDFETAKEYFNTIEQTADGELKAETLYYKAYFLNAEKQYENSTKIVQELIANYSNYKYWGVKSYIIMAKNYYSLEDAYQATFILENIIKNFGQFEDIVTEAKQELKTIKESEAKTNNSVTPKNK from the coding sequence ATGAAAAATCGTTTTGTAACAAAACAGGTTTTATTCCTATTCTTTTTTACAATTTCTTCTGTAGTGTTTGCACAGCAATCAATTGTTAACGTTAATGCAGAAGCTAATTTTAATAATGCACTAAAGTTATATAACAATAAGGCTTATGCTGCAGCTCAAAAGACATTTGCAATTGTAGAAAATAGTGCATCACCGAAAAGTAATTTAATGGCTGATGCCAGTTACTATAATGCAATGTGTGGCATTAAACTAAATCAAACAGATGCAGATAAAAAAGTATTGGCTTTTGTAGAAAAATATCCTGCAAGTAATAAAAAAAACAAAGCTTTCTTTAATGTAGGTAACTACTATTTTGCCAACAAAAAAGCAGCTCATGCATTAAAATGGTATCAAAAAGTAAATTTAGAAGGGTTATCTAAAGAAAACCAAAAAGAAATCAACTTTAAAATGGGGTATGGTTTGCTAGTTGCTAAGCGTTTAGATTTAGCCAAAGACAAGTTTTTACCTCTAATTAATGATGCCAAATATGGTAATGATTCTAGATATTACTATGGATATATTTCTTACAAACTAGAAGATTATGGTATTGCAGAATCTACCTTAAAAGAAATTGCAGATAATGATTCTTACAAAGCAGAGATTTCTTACTATCTATTAGATATTAGTTTTAAGTCTGGTAGTTTTGAAAGATGTATAAAAGTGGGTAAAGAACTTTTAAAAACAGCTAAAAGAAAAGAGGCTTCAGAGATTTCAAAAATTATTGGTGAGAGTTATTTTAACCTAAATAAATACGAAGATGCTATACCTTATTTAAAGGCTTATAAAGGTAAAAGTGGTAAATGGAATAATACTGATTATTATCAATTAGGTTATGCTTTCTACAAACAAAACGATTTTATAAATGCTGTTAGTTACTTTAATAAAATTATAGCTCAACAGAATGCAGTAGCACAAAATGCTTACTATCATTTGGCTGAATGTTACTTAAATTTAGAAAAGAAAAATGAAGCTCTTAATGCATTTAAAACTGCAAGTGAAATGAGCTACAATTTAAGCATTAAAGAAGATGCAGCTTTAAATTATGCAAAGCTTAGTTATGAAGAAGGTAATCCATTTGAGAATGTCTCTGATGTTTTACAGAATTATTTAAAAGCGTATCCTAACTCTAAATCGTATACAGAAATCAATGAATTGGTTGTATCATCTTTTATTCATCAAAATAATTACCAAGGTGCTTTAGACTATTTAAAAAAGAAAAAAACTAACGAAAATATAAGCCTGAGTTTAGAGGTATCTCTATACAGAGGAATTCAGTTGTTTAATGAGAAAAAAACAGCGGAAGCATTAAGTTATTTTACAACTGCAAAAAAATCTAAAACTGATGAGATAAGTAAAAAAGCTAGTTATTGGGAAGCAGAAACTTTATATCGTTTAGAAAATTATGAAGAGGCACTTTCTAAATTTATCAACTTAAATAACAATCTTAGAAGTTCAAATAATGCTGAGTTTCCTTTATTGGAATACAATATTGCTTATTGTCATTTTAAGTTAAAAGATTATGATAAAGCTGCTTTAACTTTTAATCAATTTTCGGCTAAAAATAATATCGATAAAACCATTATTGATGATACTTATTTACGTTTAGGAGATAGTTATTTTGCCATTAGAAATTATGGAAAAGCTATTATAGCTTATAAGATTATTATAGATAATTCTGGTTTAGATGCAGATTATGCTATGTATCAAATAGGAATGAGTTATGGCTTTCAAGATGCCAACGAATCTAAAGTTGATGCCTTAACAAAGGTGATTAACAACTATCAAATTTCTTCTTTAAAAGATGATGCATTATTTCAATTGGCAAGCACTTACACCAAGCTTAATAGTAATGAAAAGGCGCATCAAGCTTACAAGAGGTTATTAGAAAAACATCCTAAAAGTATATTTATTCCTAGAGCTTTAGTGCGTGAAGGACTGTTGTATTATAATCAAAATAAAAACTCATTAGCACTAAAAAACTTTAAAAGGGTAGCAAAAGAATATCCTAATTCTTCTGATGCTTTAGAAGCAGTTAGAAATGCCAAAAATATTTATGTAGATGAAGATAAACTGAATGAATATGTAGCTTGGACTAAGACATTAAATTTTGTTGAAGTCTCAGATTCTGAATTAGAAAACTCAACCTTTGCAATTGCAGAGCGCAAGTATTTTGAAGGCAAAAATGATGGTAGTATTCTTAGTTTAAAAAAATACTTAAGAAACTTTCCAACTGGAAAAAATAGTTTAAAAGCGAATTATTATTTAGCAGATATATTATTTAAAGAAGAATTATACAATCAATCTATAGATAAATACAAAACAGTTTTAGATGCTGGACAAACCGAATTTAGTGAAGATGCTTTAGCAAAACTCTCTCAAATCTATTTACAAGAAAATAATTTTAATGATGCTGAACCGTATTTATTACGTTTAGAACAAGAAGCCTATAGTTCTGATAATATTTTATTTGCGCAAAGTAATTTAATGAAAGGTTATGCAACCTCAAACAAAAACGAAGCAGCTTTAGATTATGCAAAAAAAGTTTTATCTAAAGATAAATTAGATAATGAAGTAATTTTAGATGCTAAAACTATTATTGCAAGAACTGCGTTTAAAACAGAAGATTTTGAAACTGCAAAAGAGTATTTTAACACTATAGAACAAACTGCTGATGGTGAATTAAAGGCAGAAACATTATACTATAAAGCATACTTCTTAAATGCTGAAAAACAATATGAAAATTCAACAAAAATTGTTCAAGAACTTATTGCTAATTATAGCAATTACAAATATTGGGGTGTAAAAAGCTACATTATTATGGCTAAGAATTATTATAGTTTAGAAGATGCTTACCAAGCCACTTTTATTCTAGAAAATATTATTAAAAATTTTGGTCAATTTGAAGATATTGTAACTGAAGCTAAGCAAGAATTGAAGACCATTAAGGAAAGTGAAGCTAAAACAAACAATTCAGTAACTCCTAAAAATAAATAA
- a CDS encoding glycosyltransferase has protein sequence MITPKISIIIPVFNNLSGLIKTVESIQNQIFKNFEVWIMDGGSSLETQNYLSNLEKPFYYQSRVDNGIYDAMNKGVALAKGEWLYFLGSGDIFFDDTVLSSIFDIKEPISEHIIAGKVVYEGATSAFVYNAKKKVKEADWSRFMWIRNGLHHQSSFYKKELFDSLIYQLKYPVLADYWLNLYLYKMGFTCKIINSVVAKCNSDGVSKSGDWSIYQEEIQLKTDLSSLAFKPFYYTIAKIKYLFRKRLNE, from the coding sequence ATGATCACTCCAAAAATTTCCATAATAATTCCTGTTTTTAATAATCTTTCTGGATTAATAAAAACTGTAGAAAGTATTCAAAACCAAATCTTTAAAAACTTTGAAGTTTGGATTATGGATGGTGGTTCATCATTAGAAACTCAGAATTATTTAAGTAATTTAGAAAAACCATTCTACTATCAATCTAGAGTAGATAATGGTATTTATGATGCTATGAATAAAGGAGTAGCTTTAGCCAAAGGTGAGTGGTTGTATTTTTTAGGCTCAGGAGATATTTTTTTTGATGACACTGTTTTATCTTCAATTTTTGATATTAAAGAACCTATTTCTGAACATATAATTGCTGGTAAAGTGGTTTATGAAGGAGCAACAAGTGCGTTTGTTTATAATGCCAAGAAAAAGGTAAAAGAAGCAGATTGGTCTAGATTTATGTGGATCAGAAATGGCTTGCATCATCAAAGTTCGTTCTATAAAAAAGAACTGTTTGACTCTTTAATTTATCAATTAAAATATCCTGTATTGGCTGATTATTGGTTAAATTTATATTTATATAAAATGGGTTTTACATGTAAAATTATAAATAGCGTTGTTGCTAAGTGTAATTCAGATGGAGTTTCAAAATCAGGAGATTGGTCAATTTATCAGGAAGAAATACAATTAAAAACAGATTTAAGTTCTCTTGCTTTTAAACCCTTTTATTATACAATCGCAAAAATTAAATACCTTTTCCGTAAAAGATTAAATGAGTAA
- a CDS encoding tetratricopeptide repeat protein → MIYYLLIAFQAFCIFHIYKSRNDYYWYFIVFFVPVIGALVYFFLEIVSSRNISNANDKIRNSLNPGKKIKDLKEKLKFADSFQNKSNLADAYRENKNYPEAILFYEKALESNVHQDKHTLNKLAKCYFELKNYKKVVECADQIDLDKFFKGTICIYAISLEKCGFNDKAEIEFKKTNIRYSNYPERLEFARFLVRQENKDDAKNTLDVIISEIDNMIETNKKKYKYIYKESVKLLEQV, encoded by the coding sequence ATGATTTATTACCTATTAATCGCTTTCCAAGCGTTTTGTATCTTTCATATTTATAAAAGCAGAAATGATTACTACTGGTATTTCATCGTTTTTTTTGTACCTGTAATTGGAGCTCTAGTTTACTTTTTTCTAGAAATTGTAAGTAGCAGAAATATTTCGAATGCTAATGATAAAATTAGAAACTCTTTAAACCCAGGCAAAAAGATAAAAGATCTCAAAGAAAAGCTAAAATTTGCAGATTCTTTTCAAAATAAATCTAATTTGGCAGACGCCTATAGAGAGAATAAAAACTACCCAGAAGCCATTCTATTTTACGAAAAAGCATTAGAATCTAACGTGCATCAAGACAAACACACTCTAAACAAATTGGCAAAGTGCTATTTTGAACTTAAGAACTATAAAAAAGTTGTTGAATGTGCAGATCAAATAGATTTAGACAAATTCTTTAAAGGCACCATTTGTATTTATGCTATTTCTTTAGAAAAATGTGGTTTTAATGATAAAGCCGAAATTGAGTTTAAAAAAACCAATATTAGGTACTCCAACTATCCTGAAAGACTTGAATTCGCTCGCTTTTTGGTCAGACAGGAAAACAAAGATGATGCAAAAAATACGCTAGATGTAATTATTTCTGAAATCGATAATATGATTGAAACTAACAAGAAGAAATATAAATACATTTATAAAGAGTCTGTTAAACTATTAGAGCAAGTTTAA
- a CDS encoding M20/M25/M40 family metallo-hydrolase: protein MKKILFFLSLSLLMISCNEKQEKPIDDNQLTAEEKSDSTNIKTFFNTALTNGKSYEWLRDLTQNVGGRLSGSPEAQMAVEWGEKVMNEVGLDSIWLQPVMVPHWVRGEKEIATYTTNGVQKNVAICALGFSVATPNSGVLAEVIEVKSLEEAEALGDKMKDKIVFFNRPFDNTLIHTFKAYGGCVDQRVRGAAICGKFGAKGVIVRSMTNSIDDFPHTGTMSYGDLPAEQHIPAAAISSLAAENLSKDLISNPNLKFYFKQNCETLPDAPSFNVVGEIRGSETPENIFVVGGHLDSWDLGEGAHDDGTGVVQSLEVAYLFKKNNIKPKNTIRIVFFMNEENGTRGAKKYAELATLNKENHIGGLESDSGGHTPRGFSIDANSANTTLLQSWKKLLSPYGLHDIEKGGSGADISPLKDENVTLVGYRPDSQRYFDYHHTSRDTFDKVNKRELELGSASMASIVYLMDKYLYGDTPVKL from the coding sequence ATGAAAAAAATTCTTTTCTTTCTTTCTCTTTCACTTTTAATGATTTCTTGTAATGAAAAACAAGAAAAACCCATAGATGACAATCAATTAACTGCTGAAGAAAAATCAGATTCAACCAATATTAAGACCTTTTTTAACACTGCTTTAACCAATGGTAAATCTTATGAATGGTTAAGAGATTTAACGCAAAATGTTGGTGGTAGATTATCTGGTTCTCCAGAAGCCCAAATGGCTGTTGAATGGGGAGAAAAAGTAATGAATGAAGTAGGATTAGATTCAATTTGGCTGCAACCTGTTATGGTTCCTCATTGGGTTAGAGGTGAAAAAGAAATTGCTACCTACACAACAAATGGTGTTCAAAAAAACGTAGCTATTTGTGCCTTAGGCTTTTCTGTAGCAACACCTAATTCTGGAGTTTTGGCAGAAGTTATAGAAGTTAAAAGTTTAGAGGAAGCAGAAGCTTTAGGAGATAAAATGAAAGATAAAATAGTCTTCTTTAATAGACCTTTTGACAACACCTTAATACACACATTTAAAGCTTATGGTGGTTGTGTAGATCAAAGAGTTAGAGGAGCTGCAATTTGTGGTAAATTTGGAGCAAAAGGTGTAATTGTAAGATCTATGACCAACTCAATAGACGATTTTCCTCATACAGGAACTATGAGTTATGGAGATTTACCTGCAGAACAACACATACCTGCAGCTGCAATAAGCTCTCTTGCTGCAGAAAATTTGAGCAAAGATTTAATTTCAAATCCTAATTTAAAATTCTATTTCAAGCAAAACTGCGAAACACTTCCAGATGCACCCTCTTTTAATGTAGTTGGCGAAATTAGAGGTAGTGAAACACCAGAAAACATATTTGTAGTTGGTGGGCATTTAGATTCTTGGGATTTAGGAGAAGGTGCACATGATGATGGTACAGGAGTTGTACAATCATTAGAAGTAGCTTATCTATTTAAAAAAAACAACATAAAACCTAAAAACACAATTCGAATCGTGTTTTTTATGAACGAGGAAAATGGCACAAGAGGAGCTAAAAAATATGCTGAATTAGCTACGCTAAACAAAGAAAATCATATAGGTGGCTTAGAATCAGATTCAGGTGGTCATACACCAAGAGGTTTCTCTATAGATGCAAATTCTGCAAACACAACTCTTTTACAAAGCTGGAAAAAACTATTATCTCCTTATGGTTTACATGACATAGAAAAAGGAGGTTCAGGTGCAGATATTAGTCCTTTAAAAGATGAAAATGTAACCTTAGTAGGTTACAGACCAGACTCACAACGTTATTTCGATTATCATCATACTAGCAGAGATACTTTTGATAAAGTAAATAAAAGAGAGTTAGAATTAGGTAGTGCATCTATGGCTAGTATTGTTTATTTAATGGACAAATATCTCTATGGAGATACACCTGTAAAATTATAA